AGAGGTGGGTTTATATTCAGGGGGAACTGGAAATAGAGTAAGACCAATAGTTGCCTGTAAAGGAACAGTTTGTACCTATGGCTTAGTAGATACACAAAAATTAGCAAGAGAGGTACATAAAAGATTTTACGAAGGATTTTATGATGTATCACTTCCTCATAAGTTTAAAATAGGTATAGGTGGATGCCCTAATAACTGTATAAAACCAGAATTAAATGACTTAGGCATTGTAGGACAGAAAAAACCTAAAGTAATCCATGAAAATTGTGTGGGATGTAAAGTATGTTCTGTAGAAAATGTTTGTAGATTTAATGCATGTAAGGTTGAGGATGAAAAAATAAAAATAGATTTTAATAAATGTACTAATTGCGGATTATGTATAGACAAATGTCATTTTAAAGGGGTCCAACTAGATAAAGAAGGAGTAAAGATTTTTGTAGGAGGAAAGTGGGGAAAAAATCCTAGAGTAGGTGAAGTTTTCTCAGATATTATAAGTATTGAAGAAGCTATGGAAATAACAGAAAAATTTATAAACTATTATAAAGAAAATGGAAATCCTAAAGAAAGATTTGGAAGTCTTATAGATAGAGTTGGATTGAATAATATTAAAAAAGAAATATAAAATACTAAAAAAGCTTTGGATAAATTCCAAGGCTTTTTTATATATAGTGAGTTTCGTAATAATATATGCAAAATTTTATTTAAAGCATATTTATTAGAAAGAATGTTTTTAAGAAAAATTATAATTTTACATAAAAAATATTATGTAAATTAAATAAAAATGTAAACCAAAGAAAAATATAAAATATAATAAAAAACAAATTATATAGAAAAAAGGAGCATTCTTTAAAATTTTGCAAAATATGCTTGAATTTTTTATAAATCTAAAGGTATAATGAGTATAGTTGAGCAATTGTTAATGGAAGGATGAAGTTTATGGTAAAAAGTATGACGGGCTTTGGAAGGGCAACCTTTGAAAATGAAAAAAGAAGTTTTGTAGTTGAAATTAAAAGTGTAAATCACAGATATTGTGATATAAACATAAAAATGCCTAGAAGCTTAATCCAGTTAGAGCAAAAAATAAGAGAAATAGTACAAAAGTATGTAGGAAGAGGAAAAATAGATGTATTTATAAATCTTAATACATATGATAAAAGTAATGTGGAAACAATTTTTAATAAGGATTTAGCAGATGGATATGTAAAGAATCTAGAAGAAATAAAAAGTAGATATAATATATCAGAAGAATTATCTATAGATTTAATTGCAAAGTTCCCTGAAGTTATAACTATAGAACATAAAGAAGAAGACATTGATGAGCTTTGGGTAGAACTTAATGATCCATTGGAGGAAGCTGCAATTTCTCTTGTGAAAATGAGAGAAGTAGAAGGTGCTAAGCTTAAAGAAAATATTTTGGAAAAATGTGACAACATAAAAGAAACATGCAAAGAAGTTGAAAAAATAGCTCCTCAAGTAGTAACAATGTATAAAGAAAAATTAGAGTTAAGATTAGAAGAACTTTTAAAAGATGTTGAAATTGATGAAGAGAGGCTGGCTATGGAAGTGGCACTATTTGCAGATAAAAGCTGCATAGATGAAGAAATAGTTAGACTTAAAAGTCATTTAATTCAAGTAAAGGATACTCTAAACTTAGAAGAACCTATAGGTAGAAAATTAGATTTCATAGTACAAGAAATGAATAGGGAAGTAAACACAATTGCTTCAAAGGCTAATAATTTAGATATTTCAAATTTTGTATTAACCATGAAAAATGAAATTGAAAAAATAAGAGAACAAATTCAAAACATTGAATAAATAAAATAATAGGAGGAATTATATGGCTATTAAATTAATAAACATAGGATTTGGAAATATTGTTTCAGCAAATAGACTTATTGCAATAGTAAGTCCAGAATCTGCACCGATAAAAAGGATTATACAAGAAGCAAGAGACAGAGGAATGTTAATAGATGCTACATATGGAAGGAGAACAAGAGCTGTTATTATAACTGATAGTGATCACGTTATATTATCTGCAGTTCAACCAGAAACAGTTGCTCATAGGTTATCATATAAAGAAGACATATTAGAAGAGGATGAAGATTAATGAAAAAAGGCTTGCTAATTGTAATCTCAGGACCTTCAGGTACAGGCAAAGGAACGGTTTGCAAAGAACTCTTGAAAAACAATAATTTTTGGTTTTCAGTTTCCGCCACTACTAGGGCTCCAAGAGAAGGTGAAGTACATGGGAAAAACTATTACTTTATGACAAAAGAAGAATTTCAAGATAAAATTGAAGAAAATGATTTTCTAGAATATGCTGAAGTATATGGCAATTATTATGGAACTCCTAAATCAAAAGTAGTAGAAATGTTAGATAAGGGCAAAGATGTAATACTAGAAATAGATATACAGGGAGCCTTAAAAGTAAAGGAAAATTATAAAGAAGGAATATTTATATTTATATTACCACCTTCTATGGAAGAATTAAAAAATAGAATAATAAAAAGAGGTACAGAAACAGAAGAATCTCTTATGACTAGATTTAAATCAGCATATAAAGAAATTAATTATGTGTCAAAATATAATTATGCTGTTGTGAATGATAAAGTTAATGATGCAGTAAAAAAAATACAAAGCATCATTATAGCTGAAAAATGTAGAGTGGATAGAATAAAAGATTCAATATTATTATCTAAGGAGGGAATAATCCATGAACAACTCTATGATTAATCCTGCAATAACAGATTTACTTAAAAAAGTAGATAATAGATACTCATTGGTAGTAGTAACATCTAAAAGGGCAAGACAATTAGTAGACGGAGATGATCCCCTTTTGGAATCAGATATAGTAAAACCTGTATCTTTAGCTATTGAGGAAGTTAATGAAGGACTTATATCCTATGAGACTATTAAGGAAGGAATAAAATAGAATGGATAAAAAGAACATAGTTATAGGTGTTACAGGAGGAATAGCAGTATATAAAGCTTTAGATGTAATAAGCAAATTAAAGAAAAAGAATTTTAATATACATGTTATTATGACAAAATCTGCCTGTGAATTTGTAACTCCTTTAAGCTTTCAAAGCTTAAGTCAAAATATGGTTGTAACAGATATGTTTGATGAACCAAAGCATTGGGAAATTCAACACATCTCCCTGGCTAAAAAAGCAGATCTTATGCTTATAGTGCCAGCTACAGCTAATATAATAGGTAAGGTTGCCAATGGTATAGCAGATGATATGTTATCTACTACTATAATGGCCACTAGAGCGCCAGTAGTATTTGCTAGTGCTATGAATACAA
This window of the Clostridium cochlearium genome carries:
- a CDS encoding (4Fe-4S)-binding protein is translated as MAIKLSEEEFKTLKGQGFIPQRGKEYFICRVITKDGNLNSEEMSVVSKISKKYGRGYSSFTTRLTVEIPWIKYEDIEKVKNELEEVGLYSGGTGNRVRPIVACKGTVCTYGLVDTQKLAREVHKRFYEGFYDVSLPHKFKIGIGGCPNNCIKPELNDLGIVGQKKPKVIHENCVGCKVCSVENVCRFNACKVEDEKIKIDFNKCTNCGLCIDKCHFKGVQLDKEGVKIFVGGKWGKNPRVGEVFSDIISIEEAMEITEKFINYYKENGNPKERFGSLIDRVGLNNIKKEI
- a CDS encoding YicC/YloC family endoribonuclease → MVKSMTGFGRATFENEKRSFVVEIKSVNHRYCDINIKMPRSLIQLEQKIREIVQKYVGRGKIDVFINLNTYDKSNVETIFNKDLADGYVKNLEEIKSRYNISEELSIDLIAKFPEVITIEHKEEDIDELWVELNDPLEEAAISLVKMREVEGAKLKENILEKCDNIKETCKEVEKIAPQVVTMYKEKLELRLEELLKDVEIDEERLAMEVALFADKSCIDEEIVRLKSHLIQVKDTLNLEEPIGRKLDFIVQEMNREVNTIASKANNLDISNFVLTMKNEIEKIREQIQNIE
- the remA gene encoding extracellular matrix/biofilm regulator RemA, which produces MAIKLINIGFGNIVSANRLIAIVSPESAPIKRIIQEARDRGMLIDATYGRRTRAVIITDSDHVILSAVQPETVAHRLSYKEDILEEDED
- the gmk gene encoding guanylate kinase codes for the protein MKKGLLIVISGPSGTGKGTVCKELLKNNNFWFSVSATTRAPREGEVHGKNYYFMTKEEFQDKIEENDFLEYAEVYGNYYGTPKSKVVEMLDKGKDVILEIDIQGALKVKENYKEGIFIFILPPSMEELKNRIIKRGTETEESLMTRFKSAYKEINYVSKYNYAVVNDKVNDAVKKIQSIIIAEKCRVDRIKDSILLSKEGIIHEQLYD
- the rpoZ gene encoding DNA-directed RNA polymerase subunit omega, whose protein sequence is MNNSMINPAITDLLKKVDNRYSLVVVTSKRARQLVDGDDPLLESDIVKPVSLAIEEVNEGLISYETIKEGIK